A window of Pseudocalidococcus azoricus BACA0444 contains these coding sequences:
- a CDS encoding dihydrofolate reductase family protein, whose translation MAKLVFGMNQSLDGYVDFIEFAPNPTLFRHFIEEAQGQAGSVYGRKMYEVMRSWDDDHPEWDAEEYAFAVAWRNQPKWVVSRSLKSVGPNAMLIKHDLEGAIRALKAERDGEIEVAGPDLAHSLTELGLIDEYRIYLHPVVLGHGKPYFAGPRPPLQLTTHDRIGDDVIRLTYVPAESRDSPDRNRR comes from the coding sequence ATGGCCAAGCTCGTGTTCGGAATGAACCAGTCCCTGGACGGCTACGTCGACTTTATTGAGTTTGCACCAAACCCCACGCTCTTCCGCCACTTCATTGAGGAGGCTCAAGGGCAGGCGGGTAGTGTGTACGGTCGCAAAATGTATGAGGTCATGCGTTCCTGGGACGACGATCACCCTGAATGGGATGCAGAGGAATATGCTTTTGCGGTGGCGTGGCGGAACCAGCCGAAATGGGTCGTCTCGCGCTCGTTGAAATCGGTCGGCCCCAACGCCATGCTTATTAAGCATGATCTTGAGGGCGCGATCCGCGCGTTGAAGGCCGAGCGCGACGGGGAGATCGAAGTTGCTGGCCCGGACTTGGCGCACAGCCTCACCGAACTTGGCCTGATCGATGAGTATCGAATCTACCTGCACCCCGTCGTGCTTGGTCACGGTAAACCATATTTCGCCGGACCTCGACCGCCGCTCCAACTCACGACTCATGACCGGATTGGCGACGATGTGATCAGGTTGACCTACGTACCTGCTGAATCTCGCGACTCGCCGGACAGAAATCGCCGCTAA
- a CDS encoding HupE/UreJ family protein, translating into MDKFKDFRFSCFSKVSQQAGALAVLISVLLLTATPASAHHGMGGRMPSTFFEGFISGIAHPLIGLDHFAFIVAIGLLGAIKRQGILIPISFVLTAMLGTGAHLAGINFPGVELFVSGSILLFGILLVIKDSPNTGVIAGLSAVAGLFHGYAYGESIFGAEMTPLLAYLIGFTVVQLFVSLLAFRVGKATILRREAELQSPAKLRSAGLVICGVGLAFFASQVIAVIFPVPGG; encoded by the coding sequence ATGGATAAGTTTAAGGATTTTCGATTTTCCTGTTTTAGTAAGGTTTCCCAACAAGCAGGCGCATTGGCTGTTTTGATAAGTGTTTTGTTGCTGACAGCAACTCCTGCTTCTGCCCATCATGGAATGGGGGGTAGAATGCCATCCACCTTCTTCGAGGGTTTCATATCTGGTATAGCCCATCCCCTGATTGGACTTGACCATTTTGCGTTTATTGTGGCAATTGGTTTGCTTGGTGCAATCAAACGGCAAGGAATCTTGATTCCGATTTCGTTTGTGTTAACAGCGATGCTTGGCACAGGGGCGCACCTAGCAGGCATCAATTTTCCGGGGGTAGAGCTATTTGTCTCTGGATCAATCTTGTTATTCGGTATTTTGTTGGTTATAAAGGATAGCCCCAATACTGGTGTCATTGCAGGTTTGTCAGCAGTTGCCGGTTTATTCCATGGTTATGCCTATGGTGAGTCCATTTTCGGTGCGGAGATGACCCCTTTACTGGCATATCTCATAGGCTTTACAGTTGTTCAACTTTTTGTGTCACTCCTTGCGTTCCGGGTTGGCAAGGCAACCATTCTTAGGCGAGAAGCGGAGCTACAATCTCCAGCCAAGCTGCGTTCTGCTGGTCTAGTGATTTGTGGTGTTGGGCTCGCTTTCTTCGCTTCTCAAGTCATTGCAGTTATATTTCCTGTTCCTGGAGGTTAG